The Plectropomus leopardus isolate mb unplaced genomic scaffold, YSFRI_Pleo_2.0 unplaced_scaffold9774, whole genome shotgun sequence genomic sequence GCAGGGCagattcagtattcagtatatgaacattcaggagacagctgtgtgtttcttaactgttttaagtgtttgttgcaaGGTACATCATCTatgacttatatcagcagagcagacagacaatatttttttttatttatgccataaaagtcaaaagttactgtcccagataagacttgaaccagtgACCTCAGGAACACTAAACACatgatttacccactgagctaaagctcctgacattttgcaaattttcgACATAACCTTTAGCTCACACCGCTAGGTGCTCGGgcccttatatatatattgatgtatatatattagttttcgccttttttgtttctgaattGCATATAATTTGGTTTTAGTTTgtaacttcttcccatgtttttatgttgttgtcgAGACGCTAATTACACATGAGATGATCGTGCTGGTGATGACTGCCACTTGCTGTGATCTTAAACTGTTCATGTGTCCACAGAGCTGGATGCTCTGGGAGACGAGCTCCTCATGGATGACGACAGTTCCTACCTGGATGAGGCTTCGTCAGCCCCTGCCATCCCAGAGGGCATGCCCGGAGACAAGTCTGTCAACAGGGTACGTCACTTTTGTTGGATTTATCTGTTTTCTACTCTTTCTTCAACCAGCTTGTCATTCATGACagtccttttttgtgtttcaggatGGCGTCCTGGTAGACGAGTTTGGCCTTCCTCAGATTCCGGCTTCATAAAGCAGAAATCAGAACTCTTGTGCAATTTTCTCATGTATCATAGCCTTTTTTGTATTCATCCAACTGACACTCCCAGCCTTAAAACCAAAGTATCTCCTATCCTACGAATTATGGAAACTGTAACCTCAAATCAGATGTCTTTAATCATTCTTTTACTGCGCTcatgatatatatatacctgAGGTGATTGTTTGAATTGGGATTCTCTTAACTTTGTACAGTTTCTGCAGCATATGTTGCcaagaacaaaataaattatatttttcaaacagtACATTTAAGTCGTTCAACAATCATTATTTATGCAAAAGCGATTATTTATACAAAAGTCACTTTATTGCGATGTCAAATATGTGAAACCCATTAACTGAAgaacttttgtttcttttttcctttttttttttacatttatttgaaaaaataaataaaaagttcttAAAGCAACAAAAGGCTCAACAAAAGCAAAGCCCCTGATAGCACATTCATCACCAGCTCAGCCTGTAAGTGTGAGGGAAGATTTTTTGGTGCAGATACTGTACCACGCTGGCCTTGGTTTGCAGTTTTTCATATTCATAGAAGGGAAtctagaaagaaaaacaacaatttcaatttcatttcataaaaacagaatactaAAGTTGACAGAAAACTCAATGGATAAACACTTAGAAGGTGTTTTGATACTTATGCCATTTTCTGAACACTGACATTATTCTGTAGGCTGTATTACATGATGGAAAAAATACTGCAACCTACTCATGAGATATATACTTACATACTGGAAGCAGTTTTAGTTTAGCATGATGACGCTACTAGCTAGTGTGTGTACTATGTAATACGTGTGTGTACATGAGCAAGTTACAGTGTTTGTTCCATTATGTCAAATAGCCTCcagaataatgaaaatgtttttaaaatggcttttgttctcttttcaaattaaaatgtgtgtctAACCTGAACAACTTCATATCCCAGAAGCCTCAGGTGTCGCTGCTTCATGGCCTCTTTACCCAGCAGCTGCCTGGTGTTTGTAGTGAACCTCTTTTGTCCATCAATACAAAGAGCTATCCTGCAACACACATCaaaaaatgcaatgtgtttaaagctgttGTTAAATCACTCAGTTGATAAAAAGCAAGTAAAGAAGAATTTTACacttaaaatcatcaaaactcTTTAAGTGCATAAAACTATTTACCTTTTGTGTACTTCATCAATATGACTGGCAGGTAGCACATACCCATCTTCATCAAGTTTTATCTCCACatctacaagaaaaaaagaaactgattttgAAGCCCAGAATGTCGACGACAGGAAGCATTTAGAGGATTCACAGCTGTCCAGGTGTTGTTTTACCGAGTGTGTAGCAGTACGGTGTCAGAACTTTGGATCCAAAGTATGTCCGAGCCCCGAGCAAATCCACCAGTCCTGTTTTCACAGAGTTGTATAGATGTGCGTCCACTGGCGTCTCCAGGGAGCGTCCAGACATGAGGAAAGACTTGACGCGGTACTTTGGGAGGAGCTTCGGACCCTAAAGAAACACAAGGtgtgaacaaacacaaatacattcatATTGTGCAACAAAGCATGACATGGATGCTGTCTTAAATTCTTACATAACTAAATCCActctaaaatgtcatttttgttggAATCTATTTTTCCTGATTTCttgtgaaaaactgaccaaaaatcaacaaaacttttccaggaaagctgcagcagaatgtattttttttggttttagccttcagacaaaaagcacaaatgcATCTGAATCAAACCATATTAGCAGATACAATCAATCCAAGATCAAGACTCAATTACGCCtcaaaacataaccaaatccAGACATCGGTGACCAAAGTgtttagtatagtatgtccaaaaactTTCATAAAAAAGATCATAGTTAatcaaagtatgtaaaaaaatgcaatttataaAGTTATAGAATAGTGTAAAagaatgtcatgaaaatggtcacagtaaagtatgtccaaagaaagtcataaaaagGATCACGGtattgtatgtcaaaaaaattgtaaataaaaggTCTAAGTATGCAATGTCGTAAAAAGGTCAAAGTatagtagattaaaaaaatcattaaaaaggtcatagtatagtatgtgaaaaaataagaaaaatggtCACTGTAcagcatgtaaaaatgtcattgcaAAGGTCATAGTATGCAAAAGGCTATTCACAtgtaactactactactactgataaGTCTGGTAATTTAAGTATAGAAAAGTATGgaattttgaaatggaaaatgtgtagGAAGCCTGAACACTGATGTACATATTTTACCTGATAGTAAGGACACTCCAGCTTCAGAGTCATGTAGAGCTGGGTCAGCTGTGCCAGGACGATCCGGTCCATTCCTGTGCCCTGCTCTGGAAAAACAGTCAATTTTGGAACGACAAAATGATGCAggataaacacacaaaataatacatgcaGCAATATCCACATCAGGCAATTGCTTTGATCATGTATTTATGAAAATGTTGTGCGTGATGCAGATATCTAACAGGATGTCTTACGTTGCAGTTGCTGAAGGAAGTAACTGCTGAAAACTTTGGACACAAAATTAACCGGGAACCTCTCCACCAGGGTGCAGGCGTGGAGCAGGTTGAGCAGCGTCCGGGGCTGGAAGTGTGAAAACCGTGTGTGCAGGATGTTTTCAACTTTCCTGAAGACGTTGCCCGCGTTGGGAGGAAGATAGCCGAGCTTTCCGAGAGCCATGATCTGCCTGGCCACCTGGCTGGTGCTGTAGTCATCTGCTCGGTACACGAAGCTCTCTGCGACGGCATCAAACACCTTCGGGGACAGGATGTTTCTCCGGCCAAAGAACTGAGCCACCTTGGTTACTGTCTCTGGTTGGGAGGTGAAGGCCATTGTGGGCACATACCTCTCCATCGCCTGCACGAAGTAATGATCACTGTGACCAAAGTGCATTAAGGCCCCGAGCACGACGGTGAGCTCCTCATCCGTGAAGTGAGGTATGTGCCGCACAGCCTGCTTACACAGATTGATCACAAGAGGCATGGCGTGCGTCTGCTTCAGGATCACGAGAGCGCCGAGCACCCCGCTGACTGACGGAGGATCCATGCGGGAGGTGACTGTCACGGCGTGGGTGTGCATAGCGTTCAGCAGGTCCTGACATTTTCCATCATCACTCACACCACCCTGCAGGAATCTATATGCAGAAATGAGATCTGCGTGGCTCCACTGGGCAGGCTCCTCTTTCCGGATTTGCTCCATCACCTGCTCCAGCATCACGCAGCCGGGACCTTCTATAGCCAGCATCGCCTGACCCAGCGTACACAGCTGCCCCACACTCATCCGCCCTCTGTCTAACCTCTCCTGGCTCTCAGACACCAGCCGCACCATCAGCGTGCTCCAAGGATCCAAAAAGAGGCGAGTGCAAGCCAGGAGGGCTGATACAAGTCCAGCATCTGTCAGCCGCTCAGAGTCCTGCTCCAGCTGGTAGCACAGACCTCTGATTGTGTCCTTCTCCAGCACTTTGGGATCCCTCAGAGAGTTTCCATCCTGCTCCAGGTCGGCCACACGGTGAAGTGCTGCTGCAGCCATAGTGTCAGACAGGATCTCCACTGTGCGCAGGAGTGAGAAAACCTGCTGGGATGAGGAGCAGTTCACTAGACGCTGCTGGAAAgcctgctcctctgcagctgtgGGTCGGTGCAGCTGGGTCAGACGGAACCGAGGGCCTGAGTCTCTGTGGAGTCCCACAGAGCTGCTGGCGACAAAGGACGGCTCCCTAGCAATGGTGGTCAGGCTCCTCGTCCCACAGTCCGACCGCAGCCTCCTGCAGCCCTGCCTCCAGATGGATCCGCCAGCTGAGGTACACAGgcacacttcacacacagactgagATTTTCTGCTGGTGCAGACTGGTCCAACGAAAGCATAACGTTGAATCCCGACCTGCCCGAGCAGCGGAAACTTCTGGATCATCTTTAGAGCCATGATCCTGAAGCAGGACTCCTCAGACCCagctgaaataatgaaaaacaaaaagtcgaGAAAAAGTTGTTAAGGCAGGTAAATTCAACttgccacttttgcaaaatgacaggaggccagggtgCCAGTCTCAGCAGCCccagacatttctaagatttaaggatgtaTCAGGGTTTCtcggatttttggacatttgttgggattttaagatgtttcttggatttcaggaaaaaaacattttagcattttttc encodes the following:
- the fastkd3 gene encoding FAST kinase domain-containing protein 3, mitochondrial, with product MALKMIQKFPLLGQVGIQRYAFVGPVCTSRKSQSVCEVCLCTSAGGSIWRQGCRRLRSDCGTRSLTTIAREPSFVASSSVGLHRDSGPRFRLTQLHRPTAAEEQAFQQRLVNCSSSQQVFSLLRTVEILSDTMAAAALHRVADLEQDGNSLRDPKVLEKDTIRGLCYQLEQDSERLTDAGLVSALLACTRLFLDPWSTLMVRLVSESQERLDRGRMSVGQLCTLGQAMLAIEGPGCVMLEQVMEQIRKEEPAQWSHADLISAYRFLQGGVSDDGKCQDLLNAMHTHAVTVTSRMDPPSVSGVLGALVILKQTHAMPLVINLCKQAVRHIPHFTDEELTVVLGALMHFGHSDHYFVQAMERYVPTMAFTSQPETVTKVAQFFGRRNILSPKVFDAVAESFVYRADDYSTSQVARQIMALGKLGYLPPNAGNVFRKVENILHTRFSHFQPRTLLNLLHACTLVERFPVNFVSKVFSSYFLQQLQQQGTGMDRIVLAQLTQLYMTLKLECPYYQGPKLLPKYRVKSFLMSGRSLETPVDAHLYNSVKTGLVDLLGARTYFGSKVLTPYCYTLDVEIKLDEDGYVLPASHIDEVHKRIALCIDGQKRFTTNTRQLLGKEAMKQRHLRLLGYEVVQIPFYEYEKLQTKASVVQYLHQKIFPHTYRLSW